A portion of the Calothrix sp. 336/3 genome contains these proteins:
- a CDS encoding adenylate kinase yields MTRLIFLGPPGAGKGTQAQTLADDLNIPHISTGDILRQALKEQTPLGVKAQSYMDRGELVPDQLVQDMVEERLQQSDTNSGWILDGFPRTVKQAVFLDELLQKLNQDGGKVVNLDVPDEIVVGRLLGRGRKDDTEEVIRRRLEVYRSETAPLIDYYRDRQQLLMINGNQSLEEVTTVLKQAIA; encoded by the coding sequence GTGACGCGACTTATCTTCTTGGGACCTCCTGGAGCTGGCAAAGGCACACAGGCTCAGACATTAGCAGACGACCTCAATATTCCCCATATTTCTACGGGTGATATCTTACGTCAAGCTTTGAAGGAACAAACACCTCTGGGAGTGAAAGCTCAAAGCTACATGGATAGGGGTGAGTTAGTTCCCGATCAACTGGTGCAGGATATGGTTGAGGAACGTTTACAACAGTCAGATACTAATTCTGGTTGGATTTTGGATGGTTTCCCTCGTACTGTCAAGCAAGCTGTGTTCCTGGATGAATTATTGCAAAAGTTAAACCAGGATGGTGGAAAAGTAGTCAACCTGGATGTGCCCGATGAGATTGTTGTCGGACGCTTACTGGGAAGAGGGCGAAAAGATGACACTGAAGAAGTGATTCGTCGCCGATTGGAGGTATACCGTTCGGAAACTGCGCCTCTGATTGACTATTACCGCGATCGCCAACAGTTATTGATGATTAATGGAAATCAGTCCCTAGAAGAAGTCACGACAGTATTGAAACAGGCGATCGCCTAG
- the secY gene encoding preprotein translocase subunit SecY, with product MISRDKPPTAQETFMQMAQAAGLRGRLLVTLGILVLIRMGIHIPIPGINREKFAAAIQNNNQIVNFLDIFSGGGLSALGVFALGILPYINASIIIQLLTAAIPALENLQKNEGEAGRRKISQITRYVSVGWAALQSTFLAAFFLKDYALNYGPVFIAETAIALVAGSMFVMWASELITERGVGNGASLLIFVNIVATLPKSLGDTIDFVQSGSRETIGRVIVLLVLFLLTIVGIVFVQEGIRRIPIISARRQVGRRIFAEQRSYLPLRLNQGGVMPIIFAAAILSLPLMIVNFAKNAELTRIINTYLSPSGSGSWVYALVYLVSIVFFSYFYSSLILNPVDVAQNLKKMGSSIPGIRPGKTTSEYIERVTNRLTFLGAIFLGLIAIIPTAIEQALGVPTFKGLGATSLLILVGVAIDTAKQIQTYVISQRYEGMVKQ from the coding sequence ATGATAAGTCGAGATAAACCGCCAACCGCTCAAGAAACTTTTATGCAGATGGCACAAGCAGCAGGACTTAGAGGTCGGCTGCTTGTCACACTCGGTATTCTGGTTTTGATTCGTATGGGTATCCATATCCCCATACCAGGGATTAACCGCGAGAAGTTTGCCGCAGCCATCCAAAACAATAATCAGATAGTAAACTTTTTGGATATTTTTTCGGGAGGCGGACTGTCTGCTTTAGGGGTGTTCGCGTTAGGGATTTTGCCCTATATTAATGCCTCTATCATTATCCAGTTGCTCACTGCCGCAATCCCAGCTTTAGAAAATTTACAGAAAAATGAAGGGGAAGCAGGAAGACGGAAAATTTCCCAAATTACCCGTTATGTATCTGTTGGTTGGGCAGCTCTACAAAGCACTTTTCTGGCTGCATTCTTTCTGAAAGACTATGCTTTGAACTATGGTCCAGTGTTTATCGCGGAAACTGCGATCGCCCTGGTGGCTGGCTCTATGTTCGTCATGTGGGCATCGGAGTTAATTACCGAGCGAGGTGTTGGAAATGGTGCATCTTTGTTGATTTTTGTCAACATTGTGGCAACCTTACCAAAATCTCTGGGTGACACCATTGATTTTGTCCAGAGCGGAAGTCGGGAAACCATTGGTCGGGTAATTGTCCTCTTGGTACTCTTCCTGTTAACCATCGTGGGCATTGTCTTCGTTCAAGAAGGTATCCGTCGCATCCCAATTATCTCGGCTCGTCGTCAAGTTGGTCGGCGGATTTTTGCGGAACAGCGTAGCTACCTACCCCTGCGGTTGAACCAAGGTGGTGTGATGCCGATCATTTTCGCTGCCGCCATTCTCAGCTTACCCCTCATGATAGTCAATTTCGCCAAAAATGCGGAACTGACAAGAATTATCAACACGTATCTTAGCCCCAGTGGTTCTGGTTCCTGGGTTTATGCTCTGGTTTACCTAGTTTCCATCGTCTTTTTCAGCTACTTTTACTCTTCATTGATTCTCAATCCTGTCGATGTAGCCCAAAACCTGAAAAAAATGGGTTCTAGTATTCCCGGTATTCGTCCAGGGAAGACAACAAGTGAATATATTGAGCGGGTGACAAATCGATTGACTTTCTTGGGTGCTATCTTTTTGGGTTTAATTGCGATTATTCCCACTGCTATTGAACAAGCTTTAGGAGTACCAACTTTTAAAGGTCTGGGTGCTACATCCTTGTTAATTCTGGTGGGCGTAGCAATTGATACTGCCAAACAGATCCAAACCTACGTTATCTCTCAGCGCTACGAAGGAATGGTGAAACAATAG